A window of the Salvelinus alpinus chromosome 3, SLU_Salpinus.1, whole genome shotgun sequence genome harbors these coding sequences:
- the LOC139570109 gene encoding AMSH-like protease isoform X1, whose translation MEQGFSFSTLKKLAAEPDHTDVSLTAAERVLALSKMGCSVEINEEITPRRYFRSGVEMERMAAVYLEEGSLENAYVLYNKFITLFVEKLPSHRDYRECSVPEKQVIMKKLQDVAFPRKDQLRKLLHEKFNKEHAAYLMSQSQAVVVDGCGQQLQRTSLVEQERLRVAQLRRMQMEAEQFRYFEDQLRRQELANRRDEAVAKVPEQTDGSCLSHSSKNHVRLDPNRNQPSLPSSKPAATLAGGHTQLVEGLRRVVIPRDLTYKFLLLADSNTARGIETCGVLCGKLTQNEFLLTHVVVPKQSAGPDYCDMENVEELFSFQDHHSLLTLGWIHTHPTQTAFLSSVDLHTHGSYQLMLPEAIAIVCSPKHNDTGVFRLTSSGMGEVARCRLKGFHPHSKDPPLFSICRHVVIKDLKTTVLDLR comes from the exons ATGGAGCAAGGCTTCAGCTTCAGCACACTG AAGAAGCTGGCGGCCGAGCCGGACCACACCGACGTGAGCCTAACGGCGGCGGAGCGCGTGCTGGCCCTCAGCAAGATGGGCTGCAGCGTGGAGATCAACGAGGAGATCACGCCACGCCGCTACTTCCGCTCCGGCGTGGAGATGGAGCGCATGGCCGCCGTGTACCTGGAGGAGGGCAGCTTGGAGAACGCCTACGTCCTATACAACAAGTTCATCAC TCTGTTTGTAGAGAAACTCCCCAGCCATCGAGACTACCGGGAGTGCAGCGTGCCAGAGAAGCAGGTGATAATGAAG AAATTGCAAGATGTCGCATTTCCGCGCAAAGATCAATTGAGGAAGCTCCTCCATGAGAAGTTCAACAAGGAACACGCAGCATATCTAATGAGTCAG AGCCAGGCCGTGGTGGTGGATGGCTGTGGCCAGCAGCTGCAGAGGACGTCTCTGGTAGAGCAGGAGAGACTGAGGGTGGCTCAGCTGCGCAGGATGCAGATGGAGGCGGAGCAGTTCCGCTACTTCGAGGACCAACTGCGCAGACAGGAGCTGGCCAATCGCAGAGACGAGGCGGTCGCCAAAGTGCCTGAACAAACGGACGGGTCCTGCCTGTCCCACTCCTCCAAGAACCATGTTCGTCTCGACCCAAACCGCAATCAACCTTCTCTCCCCAGCAGCAAGCCAGCAGCTACACTGGCTGGCGGACATA CTCAACTGGTTGAGGGCCTGAGGCGGGTCGTCATTCCGAGAGACCTGACCTACAAGTTCTTGCTGCTAGCCGACAGCAACACAGCCAGGGGCATAGAGACATGTGGGGTCCTCTGTGGAAAACTG ACTCAAAATGAGTTTCTGCTGACCCATGTGGTGGTTCCCAAGCAGTCAGCTGGCCCAGACTACTGTGATATGGAGAACGTAGAGGAGCTCTTCAGTTTCCAGGACCACCACAGTCTGCTGACTCTGGGCTGGATCCAT ACCCACCCCACCCAGACGGCCTTCCTGTCCAGTGTAGACCTGCATACACACGGCTCCTACCAGCTCATGCTGCCTGAAGCCATCGCCATCGTCTGCTCGCCCAAACACAACGA TACGGGGGTGTTCAGACTCACCAGCTCTGGCATGGGGGAAGTGGCCCGCTGCAGACTGAAGGGCTTTCACCCACACTCCAAGGACCCGCCGCTCTTCAGC ATCTGTAGGCATGTTGTTATAAAGGACTTGAAAACAACCGTGCTGGACCTCAGGtga
- the LOC139570109 gene encoding AMSH-like protease isoform X2 has translation MGCSVEINEEITPRRYFRSGVEMERMAAVYLEEGSLENAYVLYNKFITLFVEKLPSHRDYRECSVPEKQVIMKKLQDVAFPRKDQLRKLLHEKFNKEHAAYLMSQSQAVVVDGCGQQLQRTSLVEQERLRVAQLRRMQMEAEQFRYFEDQLRRQELANRRDEAVAKVPEQTDGSCLSHSSKNHVRLDPNRNQPSLPSSKPAATLAGGHTQLVEGLRRVVIPRDLTYKFLLLADSNTARGIETCGVLCGKLTQNEFLLTHVVVPKQSAGPDYCDMENVEELFSFQDHHSLLTLGWIHTHPTQTAFLSSVDLHTHGSYQLMLPEAIAIVCSPKHNDTGVFRLTSSGMGEVARCRLKGFHPHSKDPPLFSICRHVVIKDLKTTVLDLR, from the exons ATGGGCTGCAGCGTGGAGATCAACGAGGAGATCACGCCACGCCGCTACTTCCGCTCCGGCGTGGAGATGGAGCGCATGGCCGCCGTGTACCTGGAGGAGGGCAGCTTGGAGAACGCCTACGTCCTATACAACAAGTTCATCAC TCTGTTTGTAGAGAAACTCCCCAGCCATCGAGACTACCGGGAGTGCAGCGTGCCAGAGAAGCAGGTGATAATGAAG AAATTGCAAGATGTCGCATTTCCGCGCAAAGATCAATTGAGGAAGCTCCTCCATGAGAAGTTCAACAAGGAACACGCAGCATATCTAATGAGTCAG AGCCAGGCCGTGGTGGTGGATGGCTGTGGCCAGCAGCTGCAGAGGACGTCTCTGGTAGAGCAGGAGAGACTGAGGGTGGCTCAGCTGCGCAGGATGCAGATGGAGGCGGAGCAGTTCCGCTACTTCGAGGACCAACTGCGCAGACAGGAGCTGGCCAATCGCAGAGACGAGGCGGTCGCCAAAGTGCCTGAACAAACGGACGGGTCCTGCCTGTCCCACTCCTCCAAGAACCATGTTCGTCTCGACCCAAACCGCAATCAACCTTCTCTCCCCAGCAGCAAGCCAGCAGCTACACTGGCTGGCGGACATA CTCAACTGGTTGAGGGCCTGAGGCGGGTCGTCATTCCGAGAGACCTGACCTACAAGTTCTTGCTGCTAGCCGACAGCAACACAGCCAGGGGCATAGAGACATGTGGGGTCCTCTGTGGAAAACTG ACTCAAAATGAGTTTCTGCTGACCCATGTGGTGGTTCCCAAGCAGTCAGCTGGCCCAGACTACTGTGATATGGAGAACGTAGAGGAGCTCTTCAGTTTCCAGGACCACCACAGTCTGCTGACTCTGGGCTGGATCCAT ACCCACCCCACCCAGACGGCCTTCCTGTCCAGTGTAGACCTGCATACACACGGCTCCTACCAGCTCATGCTGCCTGAAGCCATCGCCATCGTCTGCTCGCCCAAACACAACGA TACGGGGGTGTTCAGACTCACCAGCTCTGGCATGGGGGAAGTGGCCCGCTGCAGACTGAAGGGCTTTCACCCACACTCCAAGGACCCGCCGCTCTTCAGC ATCTGTAGGCATGTTGTTATAAAGGACTTGAAAACAACCGTGCTGGACCTCAGGtga